A region of Culicoides brevitarsis isolate CSIRO-B50_1 chromosome 1, AGI_CSIRO_Cbre_v1, whole genome shotgun sequence DNA encodes the following proteins:
- the LOC134838121 gene encoding zinc finger HIT domain-containing protein 3, with protein MTRKCEICDKSDSKYKCPKCEIPYCSLECFKQHKDSIECSELIKKRESDRKKSSFQPKPLLFTTMDTVPLEELQKLQNSEHLKNLLYNPHLRKLLTELDRSSNPERAIGSAMMEPLFLEFADECLKIIEPSDIADDENSISSDFLTN; from the exons ATGACTCGAAAATGCGAAATTTGTGATAAATCTGACTCAAAATATAAATGCCCAAAATGTGAAATTCCata ttgttccTTGGAGTGTTTCAAACAACACAAAGACAGCATCGAATGTTCAGAACTCATCAAAAAACGAGAAtccgacagaaaaaaatcttcctttCAACCAAAACCTCTACTTTTTACCACAATGGACACTGTTCCCCTCGaagaattgcaaaaattacaaaattccgaacatttaaaaaatttactctaCAATCCGCATTTGAGGAAACTTCTCACGGAGCTCGATCGCAGCTCAAATCCCGAACGTGCCATCGGTTCAGCGATGATGGAGCCACTTTTTCTCGAATTCGCTGATGAATGTCTCAAAATTATCGAGCCTTCAGACATCGCagatgatgaaaattcaatttcttctgattttttgacgaattaa
- the LOC134838120 gene encoding beta-glucuronidase isoform X2 has protein sequence MGSVGYLIKLTIGMLVFSSETFQTKGLLYPRESETRDVKSLDGMWQFAKSRTDDPAQGYKGKWWSNDLSKFTETIQMPVPSSYNDITEDAALRDHVGVVWYDRKFFVPQSYSKQRVWIRFGSVHYLAVVWINGNQVVKHEIGHLPFEAEITSFVKYGKENRVTVLCDNVLLQDTIPQGKVTNMPTDNGTERIQSYTFDFFNYAGIHRSVMLFTTPKIAIHNVDISTDVVENTGFISYNLEVTPDAENITNDLELDVIVYDKDGEMSGKDSQKIDLTGIVEIPNVKRWWPYLMDPEPGYLYTVEFTLKQEGRPIDVYRTKVGLRTLRWNNTTFLINDRPVYLRGFGKHEDSDIRGKGLDYALLTKDFNLLKWIGANCYRTSHYPYSEESMQFADEHGIMIIDECPSVDTDDYSSILLTKHKSSVEQLIHRDKHHASVIMWSIANEPRTGKLAAGNYFKDVAAYARSLDPTRPVTAAIAVGYGQDQAAQHMDILMFNRYNAWYSNTGRLDMVTKNVIDEATAWHNMHNKPVLMSEYGADTVEGLHILPAYVWSEEFQEQLFAKHFIAFDRLRKAGFFIGEFVWNFADFKTAQTYTRVGGNKKGVFTRSRQPKAAAYILRKRYHGLSQELEGTVPPKDLDNYIHKSINEL, from the exons ATGGGATCAGTTGGTTATTTGATTAAGCTCACAATCGGCATGTTGGTTTTCTCGAGTGAGACATTCCAAACAAAGGGTTTGCTGTACCCGCGAGAATCAGAAACGAGAGATGTCAAGTCGTTGGATGGCATGTGGCAATTTGCCAAGTCAAGAACAGATGATCCCGCACAAGGATACAAAGGAAAATGGTGGTCTAATGATCTTTcgaag ttcacaGAAACAATTCAAATGCCCGTGCCATCAAGTTACAACGACATCACAGAAGATGCCGCATTACGAGATCACGTTGGTGTCGTTTGGTACGATCGTAAATTCTTCGTGCCCCAATCCTACTCGAAACAGCGTGTCTGGATACGATTCGGGAGCGTTCATTACCTGGCAGTTGTC TGGATCAATGGCAATCAAGTAGTTAAACACGAAATTGGACATTTGCCATTTGAGGCAGAAATTACGTCGTTCGTCAAGTACGGAAAGGAAAATCGTGTTACTGTGTTGTGCGACAATGTTTTGCTGCAGGATACAATTCCGCAGGGAAAAGTGACCAACATGCCGAC aGATAACGGCACGGAACGCATCCAATCGTACACGTTCGATTTCTTCAACTATGCCGGCATCCATCGGTCCGTCATGCTGTTTACAACGCCCAAAATTGCCATTCATAATGTCGATATCAGCACAGATGTTGTCGAAAATACAG GTTTTATCTCGTATAATTTGGAAGTTACGCCAGATGCGGAAAATATCACAAACGACTTGGAATTAGATGTCATCGTTTACGACAAAGACGGAGAAATGAGCGGCAAAGACAGTCAAAAGATAGATTTGACGGGAATTGTGGAAATTCCGAATGTTAAGCGATGGTGGCCTTATTTGATGGATCCTGAACCGGGATATTTGTACACAGTTGAGTTTACGTTGAAGCAGGAAGGAAGACCGATTGATGTTTATAGAACGAAAGTTGGATTGAGAACGCTTCGATGGAATAATacaacttttttgattaatgatAGGCCCGTTTATTTGAGAGGATTTGGCAAACATGAGGATTcagat attcGCGGCAAAGGATTAGACTACGCCTTACTCACCAAAGACTTCAATCTCTTGAAATGGATTGGCGCCAATTGTTACCGTACCTCGCATTACCCTTACTCTGAGGAATCCATGCAATTTGCTGACGAACATGGCATTATGATAATTGACGAATGCCCAAGTGTTGACACAGA cgatTATTCGagcattttattaacaaaacacAAATCTTCCGTTGAACAATTAATTCATCGGGACAAACATCATGCGAGTGTCATAATGTGGTCCATCGCAAACGAACCAAGAACCGGAAAACTCGCCGCcggaaattatttcaaagatGTTGCTGCGTATGCCCGTTCGCTAGATCCAACGAGACCTGTAACTGCTGCCATTGCTGTTGGGTATGGACAAGATCAAGCg gctCAACACATGGATATTTTGATGTTTAATCGTTACAACGCTTGGTACTCGAACACGGGTCGTCTTGATATGGTCACGAAAAATGTCATTGACGAAGCCACAGCATGGCATAATATGCACAATAAGCCTGTGTTAATGTCCGAATATGGCGCCGACACTGTCGAAGGTCTTCACATCCTTCCGGCGTACGTTTGGTCCGAAGAATTCCAAGAACAGCTCTTCGCGAAACATTTCATCGCCTTTGATCGCCTGCGAAAAGCCGGATTTTTCATCGGAGAATTCGTGTGGAATTTCGCCGACTTCAAAACGGCCCAAA CTTATACGCGTGTCGGAGGCAACAAAAAAGGCGTTTTTACGCGAAGTCGACAACCGAAAGCTGCGGCGTATATTTTGCGGAAACGTTACCACGGACTGTCGCAAGAGTTGGAAGGAACTGTGCCGCCCAAAGATTTAGACAACTACATTCACAAAAGTATTAACGAACTGTAG
- the LOC134838120 gene encoding beta-glucuronidase isoform X1, with protein sequence MCRANETLLENNKIGEDSVKNNQKPCLHRVKFQYIVVSFLIMGSVGYLIKLTIGMLVFSSETFQTKGLLYPRESETRDVKSLDGMWQFAKSRTDDPAQGYKGKWWSNDLSKFTETIQMPVPSSYNDITEDAALRDHVGVVWYDRKFFVPQSYSKQRVWIRFGSVHYLAVVWINGNQVVKHEIGHLPFEAEITSFVKYGKENRVTVLCDNVLLQDTIPQGKVTNMPTDNGTERIQSYTFDFFNYAGIHRSVMLFTTPKIAIHNVDISTDVVENTGFISYNLEVTPDAENITNDLELDVIVYDKDGEMSGKDSQKIDLTGIVEIPNVKRWWPYLMDPEPGYLYTVEFTLKQEGRPIDVYRTKVGLRTLRWNNTTFLINDRPVYLRGFGKHEDSDIRGKGLDYALLTKDFNLLKWIGANCYRTSHYPYSEESMQFADEHGIMIIDECPSVDTDDYSSILLTKHKSSVEQLIHRDKHHASVIMWSIANEPRTGKLAAGNYFKDVAAYARSLDPTRPVTAAIAVGYGQDQAAQHMDILMFNRYNAWYSNTGRLDMVTKNVIDEATAWHNMHNKPVLMSEYGADTVEGLHILPAYVWSEEFQEQLFAKHFIAFDRLRKAGFFIGEFVWNFADFKTAQTYTRVGGNKKGVFTRSRQPKAAAYILRKRYHGLSQELEGTVPPKDLDNYIHKSINEL encoded by the exons ATGTGCCGGGCGAACGAAACtttgttagaaaataataaaattggcgAAGATAgtgtcaaaaataatcaaaaaccgTGTTTACACAGAGTCAAATTTCAGTACAtag ttgTTTCCTTCCTTATCATGGGATCAGTTGGTTATTTGATTAAGCTCACAATCGGCATGTTGGTTTTCTCGAGTGAGACATTCCAAACAAAGGGTTTGCTGTACCCGCGAGAATCAGAAACGAGAGATGTCAAGTCGTTGGATGGCATGTGGCAATTTGCCAAGTCAAGAACAGATGATCCCGCACAAGGATACAAAGGAAAATGGTGGTCTAATGATCTTTcgaag ttcacaGAAACAATTCAAATGCCCGTGCCATCAAGTTACAACGACATCACAGAAGATGCCGCATTACGAGATCACGTTGGTGTCGTTTGGTACGATCGTAAATTCTTCGTGCCCCAATCCTACTCGAAACAGCGTGTCTGGATACGATTCGGGAGCGTTCATTACCTGGCAGTTGTC TGGATCAATGGCAATCAAGTAGTTAAACACGAAATTGGACATTTGCCATTTGAGGCAGAAATTACGTCGTTCGTCAAGTACGGAAAGGAAAATCGTGTTACTGTGTTGTGCGACAATGTTTTGCTGCAGGATACAATTCCGCAGGGAAAAGTGACCAACATGCCGAC aGATAACGGCACGGAACGCATCCAATCGTACACGTTCGATTTCTTCAACTATGCCGGCATCCATCGGTCCGTCATGCTGTTTACAACGCCCAAAATTGCCATTCATAATGTCGATATCAGCACAGATGTTGTCGAAAATACAG GTTTTATCTCGTATAATTTGGAAGTTACGCCAGATGCGGAAAATATCACAAACGACTTGGAATTAGATGTCATCGTTTACGACAAAGACGGAGAAATGAGCGGCAAAGACAGTCAAAAGATAGATTTGACGGGAATTGTGGAAATTCCGAATGTTAAGCGATGGTGGCCTTATTTGATGGATCCTGAACCGGGATATTTGTACACAGTTGAGTTTACGTTGAAGCAGGAAGGAAGACCGATTGATGTTTATAGAACGAAAGTTGGATTGAGAACGCTTCGATGGAATAATacaacttttttgattaatgatAGGCCCGTTTATTTGAGAGGATTTGGCAAACATGAGGATTcagat attcGCGGCAAAGGATTAGACTACGCCTTACTCACCAAAGACTTCAATCTCTTGAAATGGATTGGCGCCAATTGTTACCGTACCTCGCATTACCCTTACTCTGAGGAATCCATGCAATTTGCTGACGAACATGGCATTATGATAATTGACGAATGCCCAAGTGTTGACACAGA cgatTATTCGagcattttattaacaaaacacAAATCTTCCGTTGAACAATTAATTCATCGGGACAAACATCATGCGAGTGTCATAATGTGGTCCATCGCAAACGAACCAAGAACCGGAAAACTCGCCGCcggaaattatttcaaagatGTTGCTGCGTATGCCCGTTCGCTAGATCCAACGAGACCTGTAACTGCTGCCATTGCTGTTGGGTATGGACAAGATCAAGCg gctCAACACATGGATATTTTGATGTTTAATCGTTACAACGCTTGGTACTCGAACACGGGTCGTCTTGATATGGTCACGAAAAATGTCATTGACGAAGCCACAGCATGGCATAATATGCACAATAAGCCTGTGTTAATGTCCGAATATGGCGCCGACACTGTCGAAGGTCTTCACATCCTTCCGGCGTACGTTTGGTCCGAAGAATTCCAAGAACAGCTCTTCGCGAAACATTTCATCGCCTTTGATCGCCTGCGAAAAGCCGGATTTTTCATCGGAGAATTCGTGTGGAATTTCGCCGACTTCAAAACGGCCCAAA CTTATACGCGTGTCGGAGGCAACAAAAAAGGCGTTTTTACGCGAAGTCGACAACCGAAAGCTGCGGCGTATATTTTGCGGAAACGTTACCACGGACTGTCGCAAGAGTTGGAAGGAACTGTGCCGCCCAAAGATTTAGACAACTACATTCACAAAAGTATTAACGAACTGTAG
- the LOC134838038 gene encoding low molecular weight phosphotyrosine protein phosphatase 1-like, with the protein MVNDKKSVLFICLGNICRSPLAEAVFLKQINDKGIAGNFNVDSAAIGSWHIGKRPDHRAIKTMENHNLPYDNRCRQITKEDFNKFDFIFGMDDENMSDLKRLAPKGSSAKLFLLGEFDPNKERIIRDPYYDDGSEGFEKCYEQCVRCCAAFLESEHCK; encoded by the exons atggTCAACGACAAGAAAAGTGTTTTGTTCATTTGTCTtg GAAACATCTGTAGGTCACCTCTTGCCGAAGCGGTTTTCTTGAAGCAGATCAACGACAAGGGAATCGCCGGAAATTTCAACGTTGACAGTGCTGCGATTGGATCATGGCATATCGGAAAGAGACctg ACCATCGCGCAATCAAAACAATGGAAAATCATAATCTTCCGTACGATAATCGCTGTCGTCAAATCACGAAGGaagattttaacaaatttgactTTATCTTCGGAATGGATGACGAAAATATGTCTGATTTGAAGCGACTTGCTCCGAAAGGCTCGAGTGCGAAACTTTTCTTGTTGGGAGAATTCGATCCAAATAAAGAACGAATTATTCGAGATCCTTATTATGATGATGGATCGGAGGGATTTGAAAAGTGCTATGAGCAATGTGTGAGATGCTGTGCTGCCTTTTTGGAGTCGGAAcattgcaaataa